The following coding sequences are from one Terriglobales bacterium window:
- a CDS encoding helix-turn-helix transcriptional regulator → MSTVNANIKRGSAELAILALLARGPLHGYEIARRIASETEGVLRFDVASLYPLLYRMEKRGWVKGYWEEVGGRRRRYYRLAPEGKKKLAPLRRQWGAFFQALDRLAGVADA, encoded by the coding sequence ATGTCCACGGTGAACGCCAACATCAAGCGGGGCAGCGCCGAACTGGCCATCCTGGCGCTCCTGGCCCGCGGCCCCCTTCACGGCTACGAGATCGCCCGCCGCATCGCGAGCGAGACCGAAGGCGTGCTGCGCTTCGACGTCGCCTCCCTCTACCCCTTGCTCTACCGCATGGAGAAGCGCGGCTGGGTGAAGGGCTACTGGGAGGAGGTCGGCGGGCGCCGCCGCCGCTACTACCGCCTGGCCCCGGAAGGCAAGAAGAAGCTCGCGCCGCTGCGCCGCCAATGGGGCGCTTTCTTCCAGGCGCTGGACCGCCTGGCGGGGGTGGCCGATGCCTGA